From the genome of Callithrix jacchus isolate 240 chromosome 7, calJac240_pri, whole genome shotgun sequence, one region includes:
- the LDLRAD2 gene encoding LOW QUALITY PROTEIN: low-density lipoprotein receptor class A domain-containing protein 2 (The sequence of the model RefSeq protein was modified relative to this genomic sequence to represent the inferred CDS: substituted 1 base at 1 genomic stop codon), giving the protein MATPGHSSEPKREDLEEEAHRDQGAGGLASAFSLCPTSLLAGLTRSPYPSLPKHPKLKILCFCPIAGHSRAWMEACLLQLPQRLLLLGAATLTATALETADLADLCGQTWQGDGLLLRSHAASRRFYFVAPDTDCGLWVQAAAPGDRIRFXFRFFLVYSLTLAPPALNASSPAPADPCASGSYLQFYEGPPGAPRPLGYPLCGLTIPVPVASSGPFLGLRLVTRGRQPCVDFVGEVTSFHLGPCGAYFHCRNGRCIPSSLMCDPWRMDNCGDSSDQGFWLPADCRGPSPVPSQTGSTDAHTSRPLTSSPALGSAGSLRIAAERSSPAGRDPRRQDAALEGHTLPLLFPPKSHLSLSR; this is encoded by the exons ATGGCAACCCCTGGACACAGTTCTGAACCAAAGCGGGAGGATCTGGAAGAGGAAGCACACAGAGACCAGGGGGCTGGAGGACTTGCCTCCGCCTTCTCCTTGTGTCCCACCAGCCTCCTTGCTGGCCTGACCAGGTCCCCATATCCCAGTCTCCCCAAACACCCCAAGCTGAAGATTCTGTGCTTCTGCCCCATTGCTGGGCACAGCAGAGCCTGGATGGAGGCTTGTCTTCTGCAGTTGCCCCAAAGGTTGCTCCTGCTGGGGGCAGCCACCCTGACTGCAACTGCTTTGGAGACAG CCGACCTGGCGGACCTGTGCGGGCAGACGTGGCAGGGGGACGGGCTGCTGCTGCGCTCGCACGCCGCGTCGCGCAGGTTCTACTTCGTGGCTCCGGACACCGACTGCGGGCTCTGGGTGCAGGCGGCGGCCCCCGGCGACCGGATCCGCTTCTAGTTCCGTTTCTTCCTGGTCTACAGCCTGACCTTAGCGCCCCCGGCGCTCAACGCCTCCTCCCCGGCGCCTGCCGACCCTTGTGCCTCCGGCTCCTACCTGCAGTTCTATGAGGGCCCGCCGGGGGCGCCCCGGCCCCTGGGGTACCCCCTCTGCGGCCTGACCATCCCGGTCCCCGTGGCATCCTCCGGACCCTTCCTAGGCCTGCGCCTGGTCACGAGAGGCCGCCAGCCCTGCGTGGACTTCGTGGGCGAAGTCACCTCTTTCCATCTGG GACCTTGTGGTGCCTACTTCCACTGCCGGAATGGCAGGTGCATCCCCTCAAGCCTCATGTGTGACCCCTGGCGCATGGACAACTGTGGCGATAGCAGTGACCAGGGCTTCTGGCTACCAGCTGACTGCAGAG GTCCCTCTCCGGTGCCCAGCCAGACAGGAAGTACGGATGCCCATACCTCCAGACCCTTGACTTCCTCCCCAGCTCTCGGGTCTGCAGGGTCCCTCCGGATTGCAGCTGAGAGGAGCTCCCCAGCAGGCAGGGACCCCAGGAGACAGGATGCAGCTTTGGAAGGTCATACCCTGCCCCTACTCTTCCCACCAAAATCACACCTGTCCCTCTCCAGGTGA